In Nematostella vectensis chromosome 3, jaNemVect1.1, whole genome shotgun sequence, the genomic window AGCATATTGGGggcatggaaaattttgttcctcctgaagggggggggggggggggcaactaACTTTATCCGTTACTTTATCAAAATCACGCCCCCCTCCcacctcgggataataaatgaactttcccttatATGAATTAGACGAACCTGAATTTAGATtatcaaatgttatcaatttTTCATATCAGTTAATAATCATTAAGTAAATTGATATCAATTATTATCAAATGAAGCAATTATCAATTTCAATATGTCATGGATTTGAACAAAAGCAAGTGTTCATTTTCCCTCAATCTTGTTGAATTACCAAACATGATTGAACTCAATCATTCCCTCAGTGATTTGAATAACCTTAACACCACAGTTGTGTACAATTTGGTAACATCctcattgatttttttttttttttttgcagtgaATGTAATTGATGCACTGGAGGAATTCTGGAACATGAAGAAAGCAAAAGGAGCCAAATTTAAGACTGGAGACTGTGTTAGCTATGAGCCTGGCTCAGCAGAGAAGCCTCCGTATGTTTGTTTTGTCACTTTGCCCGGTGGGAGCTGTTTTGGCAGTTTTCAGCCCTGCCCAACCAAGGCTGAGGCAAAAAGAAGTGCAGCTAAGATAGCGTTGATGAACTCTGTGTTTAATGAGCACCCATCAAGGTATGAACAAGCTGGAATTAGCCATACATTAGCTGCCTTGATGACAGATAAAATGATAAACACTCAAAGCTACTGAATATAAACTTGGGGAAGTCATTTCTGTGATAGCTGTTGTAGGATTGGATGGGTTAGGGTTGGGCCACGCTATGGTTGGGTGTCTCCTTTGCATACAAACTTTTAtcaatttttatcttttgtatACTTTCCAAAGgtactaaaacactttttgacaTGCCAAACAGTGTCTAAGTACCATTAGTTTTTGGTTAATAACCTTTCACAATGCTTAGGTAacttacttttttttgcaggAAAATAACAGATGACTTTATTGATCAAGCAGTTCATGAAGCACAAGGCACTGAAGCCAAAGTAGCAGCCAAAAGACGCACCATGTCACTTAAACCACAAGATCCACATAACCCAAACACAGGCGTAGGGGCATTCAGATTCATGCTAGAGGCTAATAAGGGTAGAACGATGCTTGAATTTCAGGAACTAATGACCATTTTTCAGTTATTACACTGGAATGGCAGTCTGAAAGCAATGCGAGATCGGAACTGTTCTCGACAAGAAGTCCTTGCCCATTACAATGAGAGAATaattgatgatgatatgagAAGCCAAATGGCTTTGGACTGGATATCAAGGGAGCAAGAGCAGCCGGGGCTGATTGCTGAGGAGCTCAGTAGAGCTACAAATGAACTGGAACAGTGCCGGCTTAGTGGCCGTGAATTGAGATTCCCTAAAGAGAAAAGGGACATTCTAATGTTGGCTTGTAGCCAACTTGGCAAAGTTTGATATCTCAAAATATTACTTGCTGAAATTACTACAAAATTGCCAAGACTATTGCCTTTCTCGTGAAGGGTTTCATGGTCAGTGTATTGTGGCAATGCTATAATGAAGTTACACAGTAAAGAGAAGGGGAAAAATACTCTGACCATGACCTGGATTCCCAAGAATGGACTTTTTGCAAAAAGCTCATTTATATCGAAGTGATGTCAAGTGGAACCTTGATTTTACTATTTTTGGTATGAAAAAAAGCATTGTGTAATGGTGGTATCATTGGAGGTAGTTGTTAGCTTGAGGTCATTTTCCATACATATTGCATTTATTACCTAGAACAGAAAGAATAATCATATAATTGATCATTGAtggtattattttaaaatatatactaAAATCCAGGTTTCACAATACTATTAATTTCTTACAAAGAAAATCAAAGGATTTTGTGTGCTTTATTCGGGTAACCTAGGTTGGTTATGTACTGTACTGCATGTGTATCACCACAGGGCTTGTTTAGAATGCTATGCAGCTCTTGCAAATGACGATGAGTTATCAAGTGTGGTGTGACCCTGGGGGTAACTACCCCTAAAAAGTCACATATGCTCGTCCTTATCCCGTAAGGATGTAAAATTTGCACAATTGCTACCCCTTAGGGTGTCTCAAGCTTTTTGTGGAAAAGAGATAAATTGATTCACTAACAGATCTTTGTTCTTATTTATCATAATTGAacacccattttgtaatatgtTGCTGACACCACCTGTAATTCAGCCTTGCTGCGAGAGACGGTAATAAACTAATGATTGACTGCAAGACTTGTGTTTTAATATCTATGAATAAATGCTTTTTGCTATCTCATAGGGTTTAAAAGTCTTACCACACCCATTCTGCTATCGGCAGGgttaagattttattttttgagcATATGGGACGTGGGAGTCCCCAGTGGTTTAATCATTGAGTAGCTCTACATGACTATACTAGTGACTCTTGGGGCTAATAGTAGCACTACGTGACTGTACTAGTGGCTCTTGGGGCTAGTGGTAGCACTACCTGACTACTAGCAACTCTTGGGGCTAGTAGCTCTACATGACTGTACTGTGCAACAGTATGATGAGCAAAAAATCTCAGCTAGTTAACTTTACATGTCACTAGGGTCATACTGGAAGCTTTGGGATGTGCACATTATGAATTCCACAAATTGGCATTAACGGATAAGCTAAGCAGATCAAGAATGACGCGAGAGTGgcaaccccctccctcctctggataaaaagaaatgaatagTAGCTAAAATTGGTGCATCCCCTAGAAATAATGGACCCCCCTGGTTTATGAATCCCACAAATGGGGGTCATAAACTGTAGGTTTACAGTAAATGATgggagtgtttttttttctgaacgAACTGGCTCAACGAACTGTCATTAAGTAAACAAGAAATGGCATGCAGTGCTTTAAGGTGTTCACAACCAACCGCGCTAAAAACTTATCAGatcttgtatttttattagtAAAGCTGGCAGAAtagcaaataaaagatttgCATTGATGTTTGGAGTTGGCTACTTATTATACACAAACAACGGCGCTTTGATTTTCTTTACACAATGGAGTCTAAAACTAAAGGAAGGAAAACTAAACCATTATTCGGTACACCGGAATGATAATATTTACAATTCTTTGTGGTTTGATTGCACATCAGTTAATGAGGATGGGATAAAAACTGTTCGTGAAAGACATGTGATATGTCAGTCTTCTTCGTCGTCTTCTTGCATTTGGCGTCGCACAAGCTCCGCGTACAATCCCTTCTTTTTCATCAACTCTTGATGAGTTCCGCTCTAATGAGAAACacaaagatgtttttaaatatgTGTTGGTGTGCAAAGTTCACACGCagtcccccccccacacacacacacacacacaaacaaacgACCAGTCAGTCTCAGGGAATCTTCTCTACGCGCCTGAGGTAAGaccaacaaaaaaaagacacgTTGCTCACCTCCTGTATTTTACCATGGGAGAGCACAACGATTTTATCTGCAAGTAAAACAAACACATCGTAGTTTATACACGCGATAGAGTAGCGCATGTCTTATTATCATTGATTGAGTACCTGCTCCTTGAATGGTGCTGAGGCGATGGGCAATCACGATCACCGTACGACCTACACGCACAAACCACCGGaacgtgagaaaaaaaaaacttattgaTTGGGTTGGGTGAGGTAAGGGTAAGAATacaggagggggagggagggggtaatcGTGCGACCTACAGGCACATAAACcactaaagaaaaagaagaggcGAGGTATAATAAGGTGTCAGAAAGGGATTTCCAGTGGTCAATCCAGGGAGTGGTTCCATGGGTCCAATAGAACCGCCCTTTTCACACAGAAATTCTCTAGAGGAGGacaatttattatttcattttaatttGGACTCTCTTTCAACATCCTGGATACTAAGGTTACTCAGGTTACTTCTGATCTTAAAATCGATTCTATCTACCCTATCAAAGGTATTTCATTGTTAAAGAGAAGAGAGTTTAGTTAAGGGTAAGGGCATACCTTCTGTCAGCCTGTCTAGCGCCTCCTGGACCAGTCTTTCAGATTCCGCGTCCAATGCACTGTAAAACCGAATTGATTTTTTGGGCAAACGAATAACAAAAGGATAATGCACCCACCAAGCTACATCCTTAAAAACCCAGGGATATTTTCCTCAACGTTAGAGGAAAACACCCCTGGGTCTCCGAGCATGACCAAGCTAAGTCTTCCAGTCAGTAAATGATAACGAGGTTATAATCTCTCTCTTCTGACTTGCCTTGGGCGAGTTGCACCTAGTACAGGGCAATATTTTTCACTTACCTTGTTGCCTCGTCGAGAATAAGAATAGGGGGGTTCTTGAGTAATGCCCTTGCAATAGCCACCCTAGAATAAGTTCCAGTTTATTATTATGCTACATACATAATATTGTAGTATCAATTATTCACAGTTATATAACATGTATATATAAAAAGAGGGTACAATGTGGCAAGGACCATAGAAACCACAAGGCTCCTAATATACGTATGTTTTGTACTTATTTCCACCAGCTATCCTGGTGCAGAAGGCACACATCAAGTTCTCCCttgtgtgtattgttagtaagcactgtcactgaggGTGGTCTCTGCCTGAGgttttattgcgtccccagtggttcttttacatTCTTTGATTCAGGTTGGTGTTGTGCAGCTTAATGTGATGGGACCTCCAGTTTAGTTtacttatccgagaagactgggaACACgtgagaataacttcaactcacatgtatcacaaattcgaatcaaggcatGAACTCGGAAAAATTAACTGTCAGAGCTAGAATTCAAACCTGgtccacagcggtgagaggccgacgtgctaacacactaggccacccgtgttTCCAAATTATCAAGACTATTATCAAAAGTACACAGTACACATTACAGGTCAGATTTttaaattacaaaaaatagATTTGTTGTTAAGATTACATCTTTTTAAGTACATCTCGATCCTGTTATTAGACATGGTAGGATTCAATCAGAGTCCTAAATATGGATGTGATACCTCTGTCGTTGGCCACCAGACAGAGTCACGCCACGTTCTCCCACCATTGTGTCATAGCCCTGTGAAACATACCACCCTCAAATAAGCCTTGAACATTACACATGCAGCAACTAGAGAatgtattttctgttaaatgtgaaatgtaaaaaaacaGGAAAGGCAAATGTAAATTtactgtaataaaaaaatcgagaatgaaaaataaaaacaaacctCTGGGAAATTTCGGACAAAGCCGTCTGCATTTGCCAGCTTTGCTGCCTCGTGAACCTAAAGAATAATAACGATTAATAAAAGAAGAGAGCTTAGAAAATGCAACTTGTCCATCATTTTCCACTTTTGTCATGCAATTGGCTGCAAATTGCTGCTACAGTACAAAATTGTTTAACAACTTTGTTTTGTGGTAACTTTATACTGTAATAACGCGGTCCTATTTTAATAGAGATCACTGTATTTttagcctgcgtgcagccggaaatagttcCATTATTGCTAATAATGGAACTATTTCCTACTGCACGCAGGCTATGTATTTCCCAATCTTAGTACTTCTAACTGAATTCAACAACTCTAATACCAGGTTGGATACGACTACCTAAAAACAACATCTAACTATTTACATAACTCAGTAAGCGCACGTGCgaatatttaaagaatgtccCTTGGTGTTAGTATAACACAATGTCTCGTGCGATACTCATAACAATACAAAATAGAACACAAATAGTATGTGTCAGACAAAATTCCTTTGAAGGCTATCCCATTTGCTTTTGTGTCAGTGTGGAAAATGTTTATATATGTAAACAAATAACAATTTGACAACATCCTCAATAGTCACCTCAGCATCTGTGGCATCTGGTCGGCCATATCTGATGTTCTCCATGATGGAAGTGGAAAAAAGCAATGGTTCCTGTAAAACATTTAATGGATTTAAAATGGGGTAGATATCTTTTTTGGACACATTTTCTCAGTATAAACACTGTCCTTATTAACAAGGTTTCACTGTACCTGGTAAATATACCCTATAACACTGGCCTTCAATGCTGACCTTATTAAAAAGGTTTTACTGTACCTGGTGGATATACCCTATTACACTGGCCTTCAATGCTGTCCTTATTAACAAGGTTTTACTGTACCTGGTGGATATACCCTATAACACTGGCCTTCAATGCTGTCCTTATTAACAAGGTTTTACTGTACCTGGTGGATATACCCTATAACACTGGCCTTCAATGCTGTCCTTATTAACAAGGTTTTACTGTACCTGGTGGATATACCCTATAACACTGGCCTTCAATGCTGTCCTTATTAACAAGGTTTTACTGTACCTGGTGGATATACCCTATTACGCTGCCTCGCATCCATGTGGGATCAAGCTCTCTGATGTCATATCCATCCAGTGTCACTCTCCCGTGGTGGACTTCATAGAACCTCTCCAGGAGGGCTGCCACAGTGGATTTGCCTGAGCCGCTTGGACCACACAGGGCTACAAGCTTGCCAGCAGGAATCTCCAGGGAAAAATTTCTAAATATAAACAGTTTCTCAGGGGGCATAACCTTTTGATTACAGCagaaatgatgatgacaacaaaTGGTAGGTAGCTTtaaagatggtgatgatgatgaagatgatgatgatgatgacgatggtgatgatgatgatcatgattgcaatggtgatgatgatgacatgatGGCGATTATTTTGATGGTGACAaagatagtgatgatgaggataatgatggcaacaatgatgatgatggtggtaataaCAAGATACAGTACTGACGGAAAGTAATGCAAAAGAAATTGGCCGAAGTTCACTGAATTACGGCCTTTTGTTCTCAATCCGAAAGTTCGGATGTTTTCTCCGAAGTTAGGTTACAGTATTCTCGGCTGTTTAAAGCAGCCGAAATTTAGGCATCCGAATTTCGGTGAAGTTTTAGGGctattgttttcaattttcgttTGAAGTGAGCTCTTAATCTGTAGCTGTGAAGATGAcatgatgattttgatgattgTTGTAAGGGTGACAAAGatagtagtgatgatgacaatggctGTGTTCTAGAGTCAGACATGAGTCATATAGCGGCTACCTGGGGCATATCTTCTATGTCTTTCACTTAACCATGTGGTATCTGCGCCATTGTAATTCAGCATGATTCAGGCTGATTAACACCCAAATTTCATTAACTGTCTCACCTTAGCACTACATGGTCTTCTCGTGTTGGGTAGATAAAGGTGATGTTACTAAAGTCCACCTTTCCACGGATGTCTTTGATTGACAATTGTTTGCCTCCTGTGATTGGCACAGATGGCTGAATAAGGAGGTATTCAAACACTCGAGCTCCTGCACTCATTCCTCTGATTATTTGCCCAAACAGAACAGAGATGCTTCCAAGGGACCTGCCAAAAAAGTTCACTCAAGCTATTGATGGAAGTTTGCAGTAGAGGAGGGAAGTAGTTAAGGGCACGGTAGTGGCATTCCTGAAACTGTAATTTTAAAAGCACTGatttaataaaacaaattttttctaaaaaaaacaacaacaaggaAGAGATGAAATTAATTGTTCTTCCGGCGCTTATTAAATTTTTCTACTCTCAGGCGCCCCGCCTATttgggggaggcgcttatttaaaaGGGCAAATTTCAAACAAAAGGTGGAAgtgtttttattcatttaataTCAGTTTTATACTGcatcagttttttttctctatatcATTTTTACAACATGAAGCAGTCTATGAGCTCCTGCTTTTTTAGAACTACAATGATCATTTTATTCAATTACATAGAacctggggaggggaggggggtgcttATTCAGGGGAGGATCTTAGTAAGTTTTGGTTTAAAGGGGGCATTTATTCAGGGAAGGTGCTGATTTGAGTAAATACAGTATATTCAGCAATAAGCTGGTTTGCTATTTCAAACAGCATTTGAGGATTCCAAAGAATTGTAAGAGTTGTGTGAAAAATGAGTGTGTAGCAGCATTACAAAAATTGGTGAAATCCTATAAGCAAATTGTAAACAATCAAGTTTCAATCAATGTTTTAGCACTGTTTAAAGGTCAAATGACTACTAACCTCTGTATTGTTTGGGTTGCAACTAAAAAGCTGATTAAATCACCAGGCTTCAGCTCACGGACTGCTAGCAAAGACCCCCCTGCGTACAAGACCACTAACACCAGGCCGTTTATGGCAAAGTTAGCCATGCCCTGGAATGCACCAATACCCACTCCAAGCAACTCGTTCAGCACTTTGGATCTGCTCACTTCCTTGGCATACAGGCTGAAAGACAGAGATACTGTAAGTATTCACCTTAGGTTTGATAAACAGTAATGCAAATAGCTAGGGTGTGGCATGGGGGTTACCTGTAAGCCCCTACTCCTCCTCTCCCCTTTAAAGTTGTGAATCTATTCTTGAAACTAGTCAAACTCTTGAATGACCGTTATTTTGAAGGCAAGTTTGCCGAAAAGTCCTCTAAGGCAAACTGTACAAGATGACTGGAAATTAACTAATCAATGTAGTGTTGTAAAGTAATGTAAGCATGTTTTCACAAACTGCATCTATTAAACTTTTTTTCATCctaaaattgttaaaaaaacaaatcaatgCAAACtagatgaataaaaaaattacttaCTCTGTCTCTTTCTCTTCCATTGCGAATGCCCTAACAGTTCGCACATTCCCAAGAGCCTCATCTGCAACAGCTGTTGCCTTGGCAACCTGCTCTTGTGCCTGCCTTGAGAGGCGTCTCAGCAGAGACCCGAACATAGTACCAGACAAAATAACCACAGGTAGCACAAGCACCATCAGTCCTGTTAGCTGGGGCGAGATGAAATACATGGCAAAAATACAGCCAACACTTTGAGTGGTGCTCCGTAGACCTTGCGAGATGCACTGTTTGAATGAGCTCTTGAAGTCCTGCACATCAGCTGTCAgcctttaaaaataaaaacagcaaaaaatcTTTGCATGCATCCTAAAACACTATAAAATAGATTTGTCTGTCTAAACATTTTCATGTATAATAAAAAcatctttattaaaaaaatgtttttgtaaataagtaaataatgaAAACATGCCTGTCTTTGCTCAATTGTAGTAGTCTTATTGATAGTGCTATTCCCAGATGAAACAAGGAACTCATATTTTTACATATCACAACACCAAGGGCTAAGCCCCAACCTAGTGTTACATATTTTTGGGGGgtgtaaatatgttttttttaaaacttaaaagtttctttttaaagtttaTAAAGTAGGCAATGCATTGAGGTGTACCTGTTTATCAATTCTCCTGTTTTATGAGCATCAAAGAATGCAATATCCTGTCTAACCAGTGAGGCAA contains:
- the LOC5511244 gene encoding LIX1-like protein; the protein is MAARAGSSPNGTLNQPISNGPGGKVVLKEAVDAVLKSFAKHTQGYGGVNVIDALEEFWNMKKAKGAKFKTGDCVSYEPGSAEKPPYVCFVTLPGGSCFGSFQPCPTKAEAKRSAAKIALMNSVFNEHPSRKITDDFIDQAVHEAQGTEAKVAAKRRTMSLKPQDPHNPNTGVGAFRFMLEANKGRTMLEFQELMTIFQLLHWNGSLKAMRDRNCSRQEVLAHYNERIIDDDMRSQMALDWISREQEQPGLIAEELSRATNELEQCRLSGRELRFPKEKRDILMLACSQLGKV
- the LOC5511271 gene encoding mitochondrial potassium channel ATP-binding subunit codes for the protein MALLALASSACRYSSRRACLLIQNAQWSFPRSFGVRLLSLKPQNPLGKLVPATSPTSIVQHLTQISPYKYIGGICAGVFAGQTLYSQAYCGLKLSHKHRPVVNSKKTKLSDEEKEEKPPEFHFGEFLKLLWPDIWLLILASLSAFAVAMTNIQLPLLLGDLVNVVSTLATEEHSRDYYEVLKVPALKMVGLYAAQAGLTFVYISVLSCLGERIAERMRIALFASLVRQDIAFFDAHKTGELINRLTADVQDFKSSFKQCISQGLRSTTQSVGCIFAMYFISPQLTGLMVLVLPVVILSGTMFGSLLRRLSRQAQEQVAKATAVADEALGNVRTVRAFAMEEKETDLYAKEVSRSKVLNELLGVGIGAFQGMANFAINGLVLVVLYAGGSLLAVRELKPGDLISFLVATQTIQRSLGSISVLFGQIIRGMSAGARVFEYLLIQPSVPITGGKQLSIKDIRGKVDFSNITFIYPTREDHVVLRNFSLEIPAGKLVALCGPSGSGKSTVAALLERFYEVHHGRVTLDGYDIRELDPTWMRGSVIGYIHQEPLLFSTSIMENIRYGRPDATDAEVHEAAKLANADGFVRNFPEGYDTMVGERGVTLSGGQRQRVAIARALLKNPPILILDEATSALDAESERLVQEALDRLTEGRTVIVIAHRLSTIQGADKIVVLSHGKIQESGTHQELMKKKGLYAELVRRQMQEDDEED